Proteins from a single region of Pseudomonas sp. 10S4:
- a CDS encoding alpha/beta fold hydrolase: MPLAEIPLCVWRKRGQTFVFRGQAIRYWTAGQGEPLLLIHGFPTASWDWHYLWQPLAQRYRVIACDMLGFGDSAKPVNHDYSLLEQADLQQALLTHLNIEQPVHLLAHDYGDSVAQELLARHHEARVNIASCVFLNGGLFPETHRPVLMQKLLLSPLGWMIGRAFTRDGLVKSFRQIFGPQTRPTESEMDDFWSLIDSNHGPRVMHKLIGYIPQRRVQRERWVSAMQRGDVPLRVIDGEVDPISGAHMVARYRELIPDPDTVLLNGIGHYPQTEAPVQVLKHYLAFRDRLVSAPLKRACS, translated from the coding sequence ATGCCACTCGCCGAGATTCCCCTGTGTGTCTGGCGCAAACGCGGCCAGACGTTTGTCTTCCGTGGCCAGGCCATCCGCTACTGGACGGCCGGGCAGGGTGAGCCGCTGTTGCTGATCCATGGCTTCCCGACCGCCAGTTGGGACTGGCATTACCTGTGGCAGCCGCTTGCACAGCGCTATCGGGTGATTGCCTGCGACATGCTCGGCTTCGGCGATTCGGCCAAACCGGTGAATCACGACTACAGCCTGCTGGAGCAAGCCGATTTGCAACAGGCCTTGCTGACGCATCTGAACATCGAGCAGCCGGTGCACCTATTGGCCCACGATTACGGCGACAGCGTGGCCCAGGAACTGCTGGCCCGGCATCACGAGGCCCGGGTGAACATCGCCAGTTGCGTGTTCCTCAATGGCGGCCTGTTCCCCGAAACCCATCGCCCGGTACTGATGCAAAAGCTCTTGCTCAGCCCGTTGGGCTGGATGATCGGCCGCGCCTTTACCCGCGATGGCCTGGTGAAAAGTTTCCGGCAGATTTTCGGTCCCCAGACCCGGCCCACTGAAAGCGAAATGGATGATTTCTGGAGCCTGATCGACAGCAATCACGGGCCGCGGGTCATGCATAAACTCATTGGTTACATTCCGCAGCGACGGGTTCAACGGGAACGCTGGGTGAGCGCCATGCAGCGCGGCGACGTGCCGTTGCGGGTGATCGATGGCGAGGTCGATCCGATTTCCGGAGCACACATGGTCGCGCGCTATCGCGAGCTGATCCCCGACCCCGACACGGTGCTGCTCAACGGTATCGGCCACTACCCCCAGACCGAGGCACCGGTGCAGGTGCTCAAGCACTATCTGGCGTTCCGCGACCGGCTGGTTTCAGCGCCGCTGAAGCGGGCGTGTTCCTGA
- the hmgA gene encoding homogentisate 1,2-dioxygenase: MNLDSTAPALAYQSGFGNEFSSEALPGALPVGQNSPQKVPYGLYTELFSGTAFTMVRSESRRTWMYRITPSANHPAFVKLERQLAGGPLGDVTPNRLRWNPLDIPSEPTDFIDGLVSMAANSGAEKPSGISIYSYRANRSMERVFFNADGELLLVPELGRLRIATELGVLDLEPLEIAVLPRGLKFRVELLDPQARGYIAENHGAPLRLPDLGPIGSNGLANPRDFLTPVAHYEDLKQPTTLVQKFLGQLWGCGLDHSPLNVVAWHGNNVPYKYDLRRFNTIGTVSFDHPDPSIFTVLTSPTSVHGLANLDFVIFPPRWMVAENTFRPPWFHRNLMNEFMGLIKGEYDAKAEGFVPGGASLHSCMSAHGPDGESCTKAINAELAPAKIDNTMAFMFETSQVLRPSQFALDCPQLQTNYDACWATLPVTFDPTRR; encoded by the coding sequence ATGAACCTCGATTCAACGGCGCCGGCGCTGGCTTACCAGTCAGGCTTCGGCAACGAATTCAGCAGCGAAGCGTTGCCCGGCGCACTGCCCGTCGGCCAGAACTCCCCGCAAAAAGTCCCGTACGGCCTCTACACCGAGCTGTTCTCCGGCACCGCGTTCACCATGGTCCGCAGCGAATCACGGCGTACCTGGATGTACCGCATCACGCCGTCGGCCAACCACCCGGCATTCGTCAAACTGGAGCGGCAACTGGCCGGCGGCCCCTTGGGTGACGTGACCCCTAACCGCCTGCGCTGGAACCCGCTGGACATTCCGAGCGAACCGACCGACTTCATCGACGGGCTGGTGAGCATGGCCGCCAACTCCGGCGCGGAAAAACCGTCCGGGATCAGCATCTACAGCTACCGCGCCAACCGCTCCATGGAGCGTGTGTTCTTCAACGCTGACGGCGAACTGCTGTTGGTGCCGGAGTTGGGCCGTCTGCGCATCGCCACAGAGCTCGGTGTGCTGGACCTGGAACCACTGGAAATTGCCGTACTGCCGCGCGGACTGAAATTTCGCGTCGAATTGCTCGACCCGCAAGCCCGCGGCTACATCGCCGAAAACCACGGTGCGCCGCTACGCCTGCCGGACCTCGGGCCGATTGGCAGCAACGGCTTGGCCAACCCACGGGACTTCCTGACCCCGGTGGCGCATTACGAAGACCTCAAGCAACCGACCACCCTGGTGCAGAAATTCCTTGGTCAGTTGTGGGGCTGCGGACTCGATCATTCGCCGTTGAACGTGGTGGCCTGGCACGGCAACAACGTGCCGTACAAATATGACCTGCGCCGTTTCAATACCATAGGCACCGTGAGTTTTGATCACCCGGATCCGTCGATTTTCACCGTCCTGACCTCGCCAACCAGCGTGCACGGTTTGGCGAATCTGGACTTCGTGATCTTCCCGCCGCGATGGATGGTGGCCGAGAACACCTTCCGTCCGCCGTGGTTCCACCGCAACCTGATGAACGAATTCATGGGCCTGATCAAGGGCGAATACGACGCCAAGGCCGAGGGTTTCGTGCCCGGCGGCGCGTCCTTGCACAGCTGCATGAGCGCTCACGGCCCGGATGGCGAGAGCTGCACCAAGGCGATCAATGCCGAACTGGCCCCGGCGAAAATCGACAACACCATGGCCTTCATGTTCGAGACCAGCCAAGTGTTGCGCCCGAGTCAGTTCGCCCTCGATTGTCCGCAACTGCAAACCAACTACGATGCTTGCTGGGCCACGCTGCCCGTCACTTTCGACCCGACCCGGAGATAA
- a CDS encoding MFS transporter → MHNQIASFRAALDARPVSRYQWLLLLLLALLLVTDGYDAQVLGYVVPALAQDWGLEKAAFGPVFSANLLGLTLGSLAVTPLADRFGVRRILLCCVLIYATLTVLMVFANSLNTLMAARFICGIGMGGAMPSAMALMSEYSPPRLRTLMVTLAACGFSFGGAAGGFVAAGFIDSFGWQAVFLAGGVTPLLLFPFLAWFLPESLPRLLRDAPPYARLRKVTARMLPDWQPPAASVEQNEQEQGSKLTVLELFRNGYARPTLLIWATFFVSLILLYFMISWLPTLLLESGLKLNEANLVTSMFLFAGTIGAICMAWFADRLKSKVRLLSCVLAAAALCTILLGLNHDNPRYLVASVFAAGFCIIGGQLTLNAFASNFYPAQVRATGTGWALGVGRFGSILGPLFGSMLLAMHVPVQQIFFFCAIPAVIAALFIIQVRSPVDATSGDPSGVVVKP, encoded by the coding sequence ATGCACAACCAGATTGCCAGCTTCCGGGCGGCACTCGACGCCCGTCCTGTGTCCCGTTATCAATGGTTGCTCCTTTTGCTGTTGGCATTGCTGCTGGTGACCGACGGTTACGACGCGCAAGTCCTCGGTTACGTAGTCCCGGCCCTGGCCCAGGATTGGGGCCTGGAAAAAGCCGCGTTCGGCCCCGTGTTCAGCGCCAACCTGTTGGGCCTGACCCTGGGTTCACTGGCTGTCACTCCGCTGGCGGATCGCTTTGGCGTGCGTCGTATTCTGCTGTGTTGCGTGCTGATCTACGCCACGCTCACGGTGTTGATGGTGTTCGCCAATTCCCTGAATACCCTGATGGCCGCGCGGTTCATTTGCGGGATCGGCATGGGCGGGGCGATGCCGAGCGCGATGGCGCTGATGTCGGAGTATTCGCCACCGCGACTGCGCACCTTGATGGTGACGTTGGCCGCTTGCGGGTTTTCATTCGGCGGTGCGGCGGGTGGGTTTGTCGCGGCGGGTTTCATCGACAGTTTCGGCTGGCAAGCGGTGTTCCTCGCCGGCGGCGTCACGCCCTTGCTGCTGTTTCCGTTCCTGGCCTGGTTCCTTCCTGAATCCCTGCCGCGTTTACTTCGCGATGCACCGCCCTACGCACGCTTGCGCAAAGTCACCGCGCGGATGCTGCCGGACTGGCAACCGCCCGCCGCCTCGGTTGAACAAAACGAGCAAGAGCAGGGCAGCAAACTCACGGTGCTGGAGTTGTTCCGCAACGGTTATGCGCGCCCGACGTTGCTGATCTGGGCAACCTTTTTCGTCAGCCTGATCCTGCTGTACTTCATGATCAGTTGGCTGCCGACGCTGTTGCTGGAAAGTGGCTTGAAACTTAATGAAGCCAACCTGGTGACGTCGATGTTCCTGTTCGCCGGCACCATCGGTGCGATCTGCATGGCCTGGTTTGCCGACCGTCTCAAAAGCAAAGTACGTCTGCTGTCCTGCGTGCTGGCTGCGGCGGCGCTGTGCACGATTTTGCTGGGCCTCAATCACGACAATCCGCGTTATCTGGTGGCCAGCGTATTTGCCGCCGGGTTCTGCATCATCGGCGGGCAACTGACCCTCAACGCCTTCGCGAGTAACTTCTACCCGGCGCAGGTGCGCGCCACCGGCACCGGTTGGGCGCTGGGCGTGGGACGTTTCGGTTCGATCCTCGGGCCGCTGTTTGGCAGCATGCTGCTGGCGATGCACGTTCCGGTGCAGCAGATTTTCTTCTTCTGTGCGATACCGGCGGTGATTGCGGCGTTGTTCATCATCCAGGTGCGCTCACCGGTTGATGCAACATCGGGTGATCCGTCGGGGGTGGTGGTTAAACCTTGA
- the maiA gene encoding maleylacetoacetate isomerase, with protein sequence MELFTYYRSTSSYRVRIALALKGLDYQALPVNLIAPSGGEHRQPAYLAVNPQGRVPALRTDEGELLIQSPAIIEYLEERYPQVPLLSKDLAARAHERGVAAVIGCDVHPLHNVSVLNKLRQLGHDEPQVVEWIGHWISQGLATVEQLIGDAGYCFGDQPGLADVYLIPQLYAAERFNISLEAYPRIRRVAALAATHPAFIKAHPANQPDTP encoded by the coding sequence ATGGAACTCTTTACCTACTACCGTTCGACCTCGTCTTACCGGGTGCGCATCGCGTTGGCGCTGAAGGGGCTGGATTACCAGGCGCTGCCGGTCAACCTGATCGCACCTTCCGGTGGCGAGCACCGACAGCCGGCGTATCTGGCGGTCAACCCGCAAGGTCGGGTGCCGGCCTTGCGTACCGATGAAGGTGAACTGTTGATCCAGTCACCGGCAATCATCGAGTACCTGGAGGAACGTTATCCACAGGTGCCTCTGCTGTCCAAAGACCTCGCTGCCCGCGCTCACGAGCGCGGCGTGGCGGCGGTGATTGGTTGCGATGTGCATCCGCTGCACAACGTCAGCGTGCTCAATAAACTGCGCCAGTTGGGGCACGATGAACCGCAAGTGGTGGAGTGGATCGGTCACTGGATCAGCCAAGGCCTGGCGACGGTGGAGCAGTTGATTGGAGATGCCGGTTACTGCTTCGGCGATCAACCGGGGCTGGCGGATGTTTACCTGATCCCGCAGCTGTACGCGGCTGAGCGTTTCAACATTTCACTTGAGGCCTATCCGCGGATTCGCCGGGTTGCGGCGCTGGCCGCGACACACCCGGCCTTCATCAAGGCCCATCCGGCGAATCAGCCGGACACCCCGTAA
- a CDS encoding SDR family oxidoreductase codes for MNESVRFEDKVVIITGAGGGLGRAHALLFAKQGAKVLVNDLGGSTQGEGANASAADRVVAEIREAGGTAEANHDSVTDGDKLVQNALDVFGRVDVVVNNAGILRDKTFHKMDDADWDLVYRVHVEGAYKVTRAAWPHMREQNYGRVIFTASTSGIYGNFGQSNYGMAKLGLYGLTRTLAIEGRKNNILVNAIAPTGGTRMTEGLIPPQVFEQLKPELVSPLVVYLASENCQETSGLFEVGGGWMGKVRWERSLGAGFDPRVGFSPEDVAAHWQQICDFEGAAHPKDNIEALKEMMGNLQKYAL; via the coding sequence ATGAATGAGTCTGTGCGCTTCGAAGATAAAGTCGTGATCATCACCGGCGCCGGTGGCGGCCTCGGTCGGGCGCATGCGCTGCTGTTCGCCAAACAGGGCGCCAAAGTGCTGGTCAACGACCTCGGCGGCTCGACTCAGGGTGAAGGTGCCAACGCATCGGCAGCGGACCGTGTGGTCGCTGAAATTCGCGAGGCGGGCGGCACGGCCGAGGCCAACCACGACTCCGTCACCGACGGCGACAAACTGGTGCAAAACGCCCTCGACGTGTTTGGCCGCGTCGACGTGGTGGTCAACAACGCTGGCATCCTGCGGGACAAGACCTTCCACAAAATGGACGACGCCGACTGGGACCTGGTTTACCGCGTCCACGTCGAAGGCGCCTACAAAGTCACCCGCGCTGCCTGGCCGCATATGCGTGAGCAGAATTACGGTCGAGTGATTTTCACGGCTTCGACGTCAGGCATCTACGGCAACTTCGGCCAGTCCAACTACGGCATGGCCAAACTCGGCCTCTACGGCCTGACCCGCACCCTGGCCATCGAAGGCCGCAAGAACAACATCCTGGTCAACGCCATCGCGCCAACCGGCGGCACCCGCATGACCGAAGGCCTGATCCCGCCACAAGTGTTCGAACAACTGAAGCCGGAACTGGTCAGCCCGTTGGTGGTGTACCTGGCCAGCGAGAATTGTCAGGAAACATCGGGACTGTTTGAAGTGGGTGGCGGCTGGATGGGCAAGGTGCGTTGGGAGCGCAGCCTCGGTGCCGGGTTTGATCCGCGGGTGGGGTTCTCGCCGGAAGATGTGGCGGCGCATTGGCAGCAGATTTGCGATTTCGAAGGGGCGGCGCATCCGAAGGATAATATTGAGGCGTTGAAGGAAATGATGGGGAATTTGCAAAAATATGCCCTCTGA
- the fahA gene encoding fumarylacetoacetase, translating into MTQTSITRSWVVSANGHTDFPLQNLPLGVFSVNGSAPRSGVAIGEHIFDLEAALDAGLFDGVARTAVEATRGGQLNAFFELGREARVALRERLLELFAEGSTLHGKIEAQGAKLLPLAVNCVMHLPAKINDYTDFYVGIEHAQNVGKLFRPDNPLLPNYKYVPIGYHGRASTIRPSGTDVRRPKGQTLPPGQTEPTFGPCARLDYELELGIWIGQGNDMGESIAIGDAADHIAGFCLLNDWSARDIQAWEYQPLGPFLSKSFITSISPWVVTAEALQPFCRAQPARPEGDPQPLPYLFDKRDQAGGAFDIELEVLLLTETMREQNLPAHRLTLSNTKHMYWTVAQMVAHHSVNGCQLQAGDLFGSGTLSGPENGQFGSLLEITEGGKKPIELASGEVRKFLEDGDEIVLRARCSRDGFASIGFGECRGKVVSAR; encoded by the coding sequence ATGACTCAGACTTCCATCACTCGTAGCTGGGTTGTCTCCGCCAACGGCCACACGGATTTCCCGTTGCAAAACCTGCCTCTGGGTGTGTTCAGCGTGAATGGCTCTGCACCCCGCAGCGGCGTGGCCATCGGCGAACATATTTTTGATCTGGAAGCGGCCCTCGACGCCGGCCTGTTTGACGGCGTGGCGCGCACGGCGGTTGAAGCGACCCGTGGCGGTCAGCTCAATGCCTTCTTCGAACTGGGCCGCGAAGCCCGCGTTGCCCTGCGCGAACGCCTGTTGGAGCTGTTCGCCGAAGGCAGCACTCTGCATGGCAAGATCGAAGCCCAAGGCGCCAAACTGCTGCCACTGGCGGTGAATTGCGTGATGCACCTGCCGGCGAAAATCAACGACTACACCGACTTCTACGTCGGCATCGAGCATGCGCAAAACGTCGGCAAACTGTTCCGTCCCGACAACCCGCTGTTGCCGAACTACAAGTACGTGCCCATCGGTTATCACGGTCGCGCCTCGACTATCCGTCCGTCCGGCACTGACGTGCGCCGTCCGAAGGGCCAGACCTTGCCGCCCGGTCAGACCGAACCGACGTTTGGTCCGTGTGCACGCCTGGACTACGAACTGGAACTGGGTATCTGGATCGGCCAGGGCAACGACATGGGCGAGTCCATCGCCATTGGCGACGCCGCCGATCACATCGCCGGTTTCTGCCTGCTCAACGACTGGTCCGCGCGGGACATCCAGGCCTGGGAATACCAGCCACTGGGGCCGTTCCTGTCGAAGAGTTTTATCACCAGCATCTCCCCTTGGGTTGTCACCGCCGAAGCGCTGCAGCCATTCTGTCGCGCGCAACCTGCGCGTCCTGAAGGTGATCCGCAACCGCTGCCATACCTGTTCGACAAGCGCGATCAGGCGGGCGGTGCTTTCGACATCGAGTTGGAAGTACTGCTGCTCACTGAAACCATGCGCGAGCAAAACCTGCCGGCCCATCGCTTGACCCTGAGCAACACAAAACACATGTACTGGACCGTGGCGCAAATGGTCGCGCACCACAGCGTCAACGGCTGCCAATTGCAGGCGGGTGATCTGTTCGGTTCTGGCACGTTGTCGGGCCCGGAAAACGGTCAGTTCGGCAGCCTGTTGGAAATCACTGAGGGCGGTAAAAAGCCGATCGAACTGGCGTCGGGCGAGGTGCGAAAATTCCTTGAAGATGGCGACGAAATCGTCCTGCGCGCCCGTTGCAGCCGTGACGGGTTTGCCTCCATTGGTTTCGGCGAATGCCGTGGCAAAGTTGTGTCAGCACGTTAA
- a CDS encoding Glu/Leu/Phe/Val dehydrogenase family protein: protein MFALMQSTRLESLHLSVDPVTGLKAVIAIHNSRLGPALGGCRYLAYPSDESAVEDAMRLAQGMSYKAALAGLAQGGGVAVIVRPVHVENRAALFEAFGRCINQLDGRYITAIDSGTSVADMDCIAQQTQHVTSTTSAGDPAPHAAMGVFTGIRATAMARLGSDNLEGLRVAIQGLGNVGYALAEQLHAAGAELLVSDIDHGKVQLAMEQLGAHPIANEALLSTPCDILAPCGLGGVLNSHSVTQLRCSAVAGSANNQLTHLDVADQLERRGILYAPDYVINSGGLIYVSLKHRGEELSTITAHLSKIASRLTEVFAHAQAEKRSPARVADELAEKVLYR from the coding sequence ATGTTCGCTCTCATGCAAAGCACTCGCCTTGAATCGCTGCACCTTAGCGTAGACCCGGTCACCGGGTTGAAGGCGGTGATTGCCATTCATAACAGCCGCCTGGGGCCTGCCCTGGGCGGATGTCGTTACCTTGCCTATCCCAGCGACGAATCCGCAGTCGAGGACGCCATGCGCCTCGCCCAAGGCATGAGCTACAAGGCGGCCTTGGCCGGTCTTGCCCAGGGCGGCGGCGTGGCGGTGATTGTTCGCCCGGTCCATGTCGAAAACCGCGCGGCGTTGTTTGAAGCCTTCGGGCGTTGCATCAATCAGCTCGACGGTCGCTACATCACCGCCATCGACAGCGGCACCTCGGTGGCGGACATGGATTGCATCGCCCAACAGACCCAGCACGTCACCAGCACCACTTCGGCGGGAGACCCGGCACCACACGCCGCAATGGGCGTGTTCACCGGCATTCGCGCCACCGCCATGGCCCGGCTCGGCAGCGATAACCTCGAAGGTTTGCGCGTTGCCATCCAGGGCCTGGGCAACGTCGGTTATGCGCTGGCTGAACAACTGCACGCCGCCGGCGCCGAACTGTTGGTCAGCGACATCGATCACGGCAAAGTGCAACTGGCGATGGAGCAGCTCGGCGCGCATCCGATCGCCAACGAAGCATTGCTCAGTACCCCGTGCGACATCCTTGCGCCTTGTGGCCTGGGCGGTGTACTCAACAGTCATAGCGTGACGCAACTGCGCTGCTCGGCGGTGGCCGGGTCGGCGAATAATCAACTGACGCATCTGGATGTCGCCGATCAGCTTGAACGGCGCGGGATTCTGTATGCGCCGGATTACGTGATCAATTCCGGCGGGCTGATCTACGTTTCGCTCAAACACCGCGGCGAAGAGCTGTCGACGATCACCGCCCACCTGTCGAAAATCGCTTCGCGGCTGACTGAAGTGTTTGCACATGCGCAGGCGGAAAAGCGCTCGCCGGCGCGGGTGGCGGATGAGTTGGCGGAGAAGGTTTTGTATCGGTGA
- a CDS encoding IclR family transcriptional regulator produces MEKPRNNDKQKVRSAEVGTDILKALAELSPSTSLSRLAEHVQMPASKVHRYLQALIASGFAEQNTTTNHYGLGREALRVGLAALNSMDVLKVAALPLAELRDDLNETCFLAVWGNQGATVVHIEPAVRAVTVVTQLGSVLPLLSSSTGLVFSAFLPNRETVELREREIQASAAHALADDQVYATLCEQIRERGLHHVHGLLMPGVDALSAPVFNAVGNVAAVLTIVGPTSLFHADEDGPAAQRLLAATRAVSWRMGYHPAADVS; encoded by the coding sequence ATGGAAAAGCCGCGCAACAACGATAAACAAAAAGTCCGCTCGGCCGAGGTCGGCACCGACATCCTCAAGGCCTTGGCCGAACTGTCACCCTCGACCTCGTTGTCGCGCCTGGCCGAACACGTGCAGATGCCGGCGAGCAAGGTTCACCGCTATTTGCAGGCGCTGATCGCCAGCGGCTTTGCCGAACAGAACACCACCACCAACCACTACGGCCTCGGCCGTGAAGCCCTGCGCGTGGGCCTCGCTGCACTCAACAGCATGGACGTGCTGAAAGTCGCCGCCCTGCCCCTGGCCGAGTTGCGCGATGACTTGAACGAAACCTGCTTTCTGGCGGTGTGGGGCAATCAGGGCGCGACCGTGGTGCACATCGAACCGGCGGTGCGCGCAGTGACGGTGGTGACGCAACTGGGGTCGGTGCTACCACTGCTGAGTTCTTCGACAGGGCTGGTGTTCAGTGCCTTTTTGCCGAATCGGGAAACCGTGGAATTGCGCGAGCGGGAAATCCAGGCCAGCGCGGCGCATGCTTTGGCTGACGATCAGGTCTATGCGACCTTGTGCGAGCAGATCCGCGAACGCGGCTTGCACCATGTTCATGGCTTGCTGATGCCCGGCGTGGACGCGTTGTCCGCCCCGGTCTTTAATGCAGTCGGCAACGTGGCAGCGGTATTGACCATCGTTGGTCCGACTTCGCTGTTCCACGCAGATGAAGATGGCCCGGCGGCGCAGCGGTTGCTGGCGGCGACCCGGGCCGTGAGCTGGCGGATGGGTTATCACCCGGCAGCCGACGTCAGTTAA
- a CDS encoding class II aldolase/adducin family protein: MTHVQSPHSVKDQVSAAEWQTRVDLAACYRLVALHGWDDLIFTHISAKVPGTENFLINPFGLMFHEITASSLVKVDQAGNKLMDSPYEINPAGYTIHSAVHEVRHDVVCVLHTHTAAGVAVSAQKQGVLPISQQSLFVLSSLAYHAYEGVALNHEEKARLQADLGENNFLMLHNHGLLTCGGTIADTFLMMFTFQRACDIQVLAQNGGAELIAIEPQILAGAKAMIAGVTKSAQGMGGALAWPALLRKLDQQAPGYKL; the protein is encoded by the coding sequence GTGACCCACGTTCAATCGCCCCACAGTGTCAAAGACCAGGTCAGTGCCGCCGAGTGGCAGACCCGCGTCGATCTGGCCGCCTGTTATCGCCTGGTAGCCCTGCATGGCTGGGATGATCTGATCTTTACGCACATCTCGGCGAAGGTGCCGGGTACCGAAAACTTCCTGATCAACCCGTTCGGTTTGATGTTTCACGAAATCACCGCGTCAAGCCTGGTCAAGGTCGATCAGGCCGGCAACAAGCTGATGGACAGCCCTTACGAGATCAACCCGGCGGGCTACACCATCCACAGCGCCGTGCATGAAGTGCGTCACGACGTCGTCTGCGTGCTGCATACCCACACCGCTGCGGGTGTTGCGGTATCGGCGCAGAAACAAGGCGTCCTGCCGATCAGCCAGCAATCGTTGTTCGTCCTGTCCAGCCTGGCTTATCACGCCTACGAAGGTGTTGCGCTGAACCACGAAGAGAAGGCGCGGCTGCAAGCCGACCTGGGCGAAAACAATTTCCTGATGCTGCACAACCACGGTCTGCTGACCTGTGGCGGCACCATCGCTGACACCTTCTTGATGATGTTCACCTTCCAGCGTGCCTGCGATATCCAGGTGCTGGCGCAAAACGGTGGCGCCGAGTTGATCGCCATCGAACCGCAGATTCTGGCAGGCGCCAAGGCGATGATCGCTGGCGTCACCAAAAGTGCTCAAGGGATGGGCGGCGCACTGGCCTGGCCAGCGCTGCTGCGCAAACTCGATCAACAAGCCCCGGGTTATAAACTCTAA
- a CDS encoding SirB1 family protein has translation MTPRQRFFACLQRSPPALFDAALWIAAEHDAEMNPEDVLADFKDLQQRVSSGLPMLPVSELAQPLLRRMNDLGFAQDDFTPLRPQVALIHKVLERRRGQPLALGLIALELARRLEIPLVGVNFPGHFLLRVQGVDHLLDPCGGRRLYPNDCRDLLQRQYGPNIKLSAEHLLTAEPAHMLQRLSRNLRQLHLSNDDYIGALIDAERVLELGNGNAADYLARASLYQRLDCPNAERFDLEHALLLSDDPIQRIRLTERLGHLPPNSVVH, from the coding sequence ATGACCCCGCGCCAACGTTTTTTCGCCTGCCTGCAACGCTCACCGCCCGCCCTGTTCGATGCGGCGCTGTGGATTGCGGCCGAACATGATGCCGAGATGAACCCCGAGGACGTTCTGGCGGACTTCAAGGACCTGCAACAACGGGTCAGCTCAGGCCTGCCGATGCTACCGGTGAGCGAACTGGCCCAGCCGTTGTTGCGCCGCATGAATGACCTGGGGTTCGCCCAGGACGACTTCACTCCATTGCGCCCGCAAGTGGCGTTGATTCACAAGGTGCTGGAACGTCGTCGAGGCCAACCGCTGGCGTTGGGGCTGATTGCACTGGAGCTGGCCAGAAGACTGGAGATCCCTCTGGTCGGGGTCAACTTTCCCGGGCATTTCCTGCTGCGGGTGCAAGGCGTCGATCACCTGCTGGATCCCTGCGGTGGGCGCCGGTTGTACCCCAACGACTGCCGCGACTTGCTGCAACGTCAGTACGGCCCGAACATCAAACTCAGCGCCGAGCATTTACTGACGGCGGAGCCGGCGCACATGCTCCAGCGCCTGTCACGCAACCTGCGCCAGTTGCACCTTTCCAACGATGACTACATCGGCGCGTTGATTGACGCTGAGCGAGTGCTGGAACTGGGCAATGGCAACGCCGCCGACTACCTGGCCCGGGCCAGCCTCTATCAACGCCTCGACTGCCCGAACGCCGAGCGTTTCGACCTGGAGCACGCGCTGCTGCTCAGCGATGACCCGATCCAGCGGATTCGCCTGACCGAACGTTTGGGCCACCTGCCACCAAATTCTGTGGTTCATTAA